GATGGAAAGCACTGCTTGCCAGTTTTCTATGAAAATCAAGAGGAAATTATTGATCAAtactttgttttgtatgttGAGTCAGTGAAACGATTTTCTTTCGATGGAAAGGAATTAATCAAAAACAAAGACGAAGGGGAATGTTACTGTTATTCTCCATTTTCGGAACACGAGAAgggtttgaaaaagaaacatccAGGATTTTGGTTTCGTTTCTTCGGCCAAGAAGCAATATTTCGCATAACTGTTGCGCTAAAGATTGATGTGGCTTTTGTACGAAAACTGTTAGGAAGAAAACGCATTTTAGACTCTCTTGGACTTGCTAATGGCATTGTTGCTAGTGAGCAAGTTGAAATTTCCACATTTGTGCAAAATAGTCCAAAATCAGAAAGCAATGATTTCATAAATTCATCTAAGATTTTTCCTGCTCTCTATTTCAACCAAGAGTACAAATCTATATTTAGCAAATTTAAAGACTTGAGGAAGAAGCTGAACTTTTGTGAActggaaaagtattttatccaGACACTTTCATCACTCCAGGAAAATGACCTAAGGGTTGTCCTTTTTCTTGAACAGAGCCAAGAAGCTTGCCGTAagaaccattttgaaaaatctaaACTGCTGTTGAAGAATGCAGTAGATTTAGCTGCTAAATGCAAGAACAAAACACTGCTTATGGGACGAGCATATTTGTATTTATCTTATGTTCATCAAAAGGATGGGTGCCTAGGAATTGCTGAGGAGTGCTTGGCAATTGCGAGGAAAAAGCTCCAAGCATTGGAGGCCTGTGAGGATCTTGGTGACCTGTGTTTCCAAGAAGGGTTAGTCTTGTCAAGTTTTGCACAGAAAATGCCTAAGTTTGCATTTCAGCTCATCAAGG
This genomic stretch from Acropora muricata isolate sample 2 chromosome 5, ASM3666990v1, whole genome shotgun sequence harbors:
- the LOC136916164 gene encoding uncharacterized protein → MSYGNGSSTECHSYVCRSKIAVLEKLKQLKVAKPSIDVTPKPSAPIASRRSRFKFPDPKKDCYLDIKVRSDDGKHCLPVFYENQEEIIDQYFVLYVESVKRFSFDGKELIKNKDEGECYCYSPFSEHEKGLKKKHPGFWFRFFGQEAIFRITVALKIDVAFVRKLLGRKRILDSLGLANGIVASEQVEISTFVQNSPKSESNDFINSSKIFPALYFNQEYKSIFSKFKDLRKKLNFCELEKYFIQTLSSLQENDLRVVLFLEQSQEACRKNHFEKSKLLLKNAVDLAAKCKNKTLLMGRAYLYLSYVHQKDGCLGIAEECLAIARKKLQALEACEDLGDLCFQEGLVLSSFAQKMPKFAFQLIKEAILKFEHAAVLFANCLAMDNVLDKQCCTFIRLASLLLQQMSGSVDSCGTSTQNELQAEKHLEWVKGRLPELSEKTKFLFHVCQTELHYKKQQFAKAKESLDSALQIEESSQLEEQAVWTQMPVKTTEKSHMQKEIVRKISEISVEECFEDNIHLGYQGDESS